A genomic window from Leptospira andrefontaineae includes:
- a CDS encoding DUF423 domain-containing protein, with product MASKNSNSIPLFLSSILGFLAVALGAFGAHGLKSVLTPDLLAIYETGARYHLIHAVVLLVLSLSGKLSESKFRRVGFWSILTGILIFSGSLYALAISGVRILGAITPFGGVALLLGWACIAYSAFSDKE from the coding sequence ATGGCATCCAAAAATTCTAACTCTATTCCATTATTCTTATCTTCGATATTAGGTTTTCTAGCGGTGGCTCTGGGAGCATTCGGGGCTCACGGATTAAAATCAGTATTAACTCCTGACTTACTTGCGATTTACGAAACTGGAGCAAGATATCATCTCATCCATGCAGTAGTTTTACTCGTACTATCATTAAGCGGAAAACTTTCAGAATCCAAGTTTAGAAGGGTAGGTTTTTGGTCTATTCTAACTGGGATCTTAATTTTTTCCGGATCACTTTATGCTTTAGCGATCTCCGGTGTTCGTATCTTAGGAGCGATCACTCCTTTCGGCGGAGTGGCCTTATTATTAGGCTGGGCATGTATTGCCTACTCCGCTTTTTCGGATAAAGAATAA